One region of Alosa sapidissima isolate fAloSap1 chromosome 1, fAloSap1.pri, whole genome shotgun sequence genomic DNA includes:
- the wdr47a gene encoding WD repeat-containing protein 47 isoform X2: protein MTAEEIINVKEVEIIKVILDFLNSRKLHISMLALEKESGVINGLYSDDMLFLRQLILDGQWDEVLQFIQPLEGMDKFDKKRFRYIVLKQKFLEALCVNNAMSAEDEPQHMEYTMQEAVKCLHALEEFCPSKEDYSKLCLLLTLPRLTHHAEFKDWNPSTARVHCFEEACVMVAEFIPADRKLSEAGFKASGNRLFQLLIKGVLYECCVEFCQSKATGEEITEGEVLLGIDMLCGNGCDDLDLSLLSWMQNLSASVFSCAFEQKMLQIHTDRLVKPAKTGYADLLTPLISKLSPYPASPLRRPQSADTYMSRSLNPALDGLSHGLAGQDKRTGGSGGGSGGGGGGGGVGGGRGIISPMSHSFANFQYPGGQGLSRSLMMENSECHSIFEESPESSRTDTPSDKMMNSAGPQKQRPVSAPGEDAPTPEKNELRNSTEQFEEYYRQRLRVQQHLEQKQQQRQLYQQMLLEGGVQHQESPPADKHNLTEAFLNRSIQKLEELNVGMDDLGEDVQALTQQCNGQAENGSTSVVSDMSSSLGDVVVCSTPQRTAMRQGAPPISESPVRSPSVPRDKSKPGSGLEDSGGTKTPSKDPEGEKAKATFVAVNTLEDTQAVRAVAFHPTGALYAVGSNSKTLRVCAYPDALDTRGSGTPKPPAVRFKRNKHHKGSIYCVAWSHCGQLLATGSNDKYVKVLPFNAETCNATGPDLEFSMHDGTIRDLAFMEGPESGGAILISAGAGDCNIYTTDCQRGQGLHALSGHTGTHTNTHTHTHTERLHRLRFPYLCILLSGHILSLYTWGGWMIASGSQDKTVRFWDLRVPSCVRVVGTGFHGSGSPVASVAVDPSGRLLATGQEDSSCMLYDIRGGRMVQTYQPHGSDVRSVRFSPGAHYLLTGSYDTKVMVTDLQGDLTKPLPVTLAGEHGDKVIQCRWHTHDLSFISSSADRTVTLWAQSA from the exons ATGACTGCCGAGGAGATCATAAATGTGAAGGAAGTCGAGATCATCAAAGTGATCTTGGACTTCCTAAACTCCAGAAAACTCCACATCAGTATGCTAGCCCTAGAAAAAGAGAGTGGCGTCATCAACGGCCTCTATTCTGACGACATGCTCTTTTTAAG ACAACTCATCTTGGATGGGCAATGGGATGAAGTCCTGCAATTCATTCAGCCCCTGGAGGGCATGGACAAGTTTGACAAGAAAAG ATTCCGCTACATCGTCCTGAAGCAGAAGTTTCTGGAAGCGCTGTGTGTCAACAACGCCATGTCTGCGGAGGACGAGCCCCAGCAT ATGGAGTATACGATGCAAGAGGCGGTGAAGTGCCTACACGCCCTGGAGGAGTTCTGCCCGTCTAAAGAGGACTACAGCAAGCTGTGTCTGCTGCTGACGCTGCCCCGCCTCACGCACCACGCCGAGTTCAAGGACTGGAACCCCAGCACGGCGCGCGTCCACTGTTTCGAGGAGGCCTGCGTCATGGTGGCCGAGTTCATCCCGGCCGACCGCAAGCTGAGCGAGGCAGGCTTCAAGGCCAGCGGCAACCGGctcttccagctgctcatcaaGGGCGTGCTGTACGAGTGCTGCGTGGAGTTCTGCCAGAGCAAGGCCACGGGCGAGGAGATCACCGAGGGCGAGGTGCTGCTGGGCATCGACATGCTCTGCGGCAACGGCTGCGACGACCTGGACCTGAGCCTGCTCAGCTGGATGCAGAACCTGTCGGCCAGCGTCTTCTCCTGCGCCTTCGAGCAGAAGATGCTGCAGATCCACACCGACCGGCTGGTCAAGCCGGCCAAGACCGGCTACGCCGACCTGCTCACGCCGCTCATCAGCAAGCTCTCGCCCTACCCAGCGTCGCCGCTCAGGCGGCCTCAGTCTGCCGACACCTACATGTCGCGCTCGCTCAACCCGGCGCTGGACGGGCTGTCGCACGGGCTGGCCGGGCAGGACAAGCGGACCGGGGGGTCGGGAGGTGGtagcggtggtggtggaggaggaggaggggtaggGGGAGGAAGGGGGATTATCTCACCCATGTCGCACTCCTTCGCCAACTTTCAGTATCCAGGCGGGCAGGGGTTGAGCCGTAGCCTGATGATGGAGAACTCAGAGTGCCACAGCATCTTCGAGGAGTCTCCAGAGAG CTCCAGGACTGACACGCCCTCAGACAAGATGATGAACTCGGCGGGACCCCAGAAGCAGAGGCCAGTCTCAGCCCCAGGAGAGGACGCCCCGACACCGGAGAAGAACGAG CTGCGGAACTCCACGGAGCAGTTTGAGGAGTACTACCGCCAGCGCCTGCGTGTGCAGCAGCACCTggagcagaagcagcagcagcggcagctctACCAGCAGATGCTCCTGGAGGGAGGCGTGCAGCACCAGGAGAGCCCGCCCGCCGACAAGCACAACCTCACCGAGGCCTTCCTCAACAG GTCCATCCAGAAGCTGGAGGAGCTCAACGTGGGCATGGACGACCTGGGGGAGGACGTGCAGGCCCTGACCCAGCAGTGCAACGGCCAGGCGGAGAACGGCAGTACCAGCGTCGTCTCCGATATGTCCAGCTCCCTGGGGGACGTGGTGGTGTGCAGCACCCCGCAGAGGACGGCCATGAGGCAGGGGGCTCCGCCCATCAGCGAGTCCCCAGTCCGCTCCCCAAG TGTCCCGCGGGATAAGTCAAAACCTGGCTCAGGACTGGAGGATTCTGGTGGCACCAAAACCCCCTCCAAGGACCCAGAG GGTGAGAAGGCCAAAGCCACGTTTGTGGCCGTCAACACTCTGGAGGACACTCAGGCGGTGCGCGCTGTCGCCTTCCACCCCACGGGGGCGCTGTACGCCGTGGGCTCCAACTCCAAaacactgcgtgtgtgtgcctacccAGACGCCCTGGACACAAG GGGGTCGGGAACACCCAAACCGCCGGCAGTCCGCTTCAAGAGGAACAAACACCACAAGGGCTCCATCTACTGTGTGGCCTGGAGCCACTGTGGACAGCTGCTGGCCACTGGCTCCAACGACAAATATGTGAAAGTACTGCCCTTCAACGCAGAGACCTGCAAcgccacag gccCTGATCTTGAGTTCAGCATGCATGACGGCACCATTAGAGACCTGGCCTTCATGGAGGGGCCGGAGAGTGGGGGGGCCATCCTCATCAGTGCCGGCGCTGGGGACTGCAACATCTACACCACTGACTGCCAGAGAGGACAGGGCCTGCACGCGCTCAGTggacacacaggtacacacaccaacacacacacacacac acacacagagagactacACAGACTTAGGTTCCCATATTTGTGTATCCTCCTCTCAGGTCACATCCTGTCTCTGTACACCTGGGGAGGCTGGATGATTGCGTCCGGCTCCCAGGACAAGACCGTGCGGTTCTGGGACCTGCGGGTGCCCAGCTGTGTGAGGGTTGTGGGGACAGGCTTCCATGGCTCAG GTAGCCCTGTAGCGTCCGTGGCCGTGGACCCCAGCGGGCGCCTTCTGGCGACGGGCCAGGAGGACAGCTCGTGTATGCTGTACGACATCCGCGGGGGGCGCATGGTGCAGACGTACCAACCCCACGGCAGCGACGTGCGCTCTGTGCGCTTCTCCCCAGGAGCGCACTACCTGCTCACCGGCTCTTACGACACCAAGGTCATGGTCACCGACCTGCAAG GAGACCTAACTAAGCCTCTGCCCGTGACTCTGGCGGGTGAGCACGGGGACAAGGTGATCCAGTGCAGGTGGCACACACACGACCTGtccttcatctcctcctccgcTGACCGCACAGTCACCCTGTGGGCGCAAAGCGCCTAG
- the wdr47a gene encoding WD repeat-containing protein 47 isoform X1 has protein sequence MTAEEIINVKEVEIIKVILDFLNSRKLHISMLALEKESGVINGLYSDDMLFLRQLILDGQWDEVLQFIQPLEGMDKFDKKRFRYIVLKQKFLEALCVNNAMSAEDEPQHMEYTMQEAVKCLHALEEFCPSKEDYSKLCLLLTLPRLTHHAEFKDWNPSTARVHCFEEACVMVAEFIPADRKLSEAGFKASGNRLFQLLIKGVLYECCVEFCQSKATGEEITEGEVLLGIDMLCGNGCDDLDLSLLSWMQNLSASVFSCAFEQKMLQIHTDRLVKPAKTGYADLLTPLISKLSPYPASPLRRPQSADTYMSRSLNPALDGLSHGLAGQDKRTGGSGGGSGGGGGGGGVGGGRGIISPMSHSFANFQYPGGQGLSRSLMMENSECHSIFEESPESSRTDTPSDKMMNSAGPQKQRPVSAPGEDAPTPEKNELRNSTEQFEEYYRQRLRVQQHLEQKQQQRQLYQQMLLEGGVQHQESPPADKHNLTEAFLNRSIQKLEELNVGMDDLGEDVQALTQQCNGQAENGSTSVVSDMSSSLGDVVVCSTPQRTAMRQGAPPISESPVRSPSVPRDKSKPGSGLEDSGGTKTPSKDPEGEKAKATFVAVNTLEDTQAVRAVAFHPTGALYAVGSNSKTLRVCAYPDALDTRGSGTPKPPAVRFKRNKHHKGSIYCVAWSHCGQLLATGSNDKYVKVLPFNAETCNATGPDLEFSMHDGTIRDLAFMEGPESGGAILISAGAGDCNIYTTDCQRGQGLHALSGHTGTHTNTHTHTHTHTHTHTHKHTERLHRLRFPYLCILLSGHILSLYTWGGWMIASGSQDKTVRFWDLRVPSCVRVVGTGFHGSGSPVASVAVDPSGRLLATGQEDSSCMLYDIRGGRMVQTYQPHGSDVRSVRFSPGAHYLLTGSYDTKVMVTDLQGDLTKPLPVTLAGEHGDKVIQCRWHTHDLSFISSSADRTVTLWAQSA, from the exons ATGACTGCCGAGGAGATCATAAATGTGAAGGAAGTCGAGATCATCAAAGTGATCTTGGACTTCCTAAACTCCAGAAAACTCCACATCAGTATGCTAGCCCTAGAAAAAGAGAGTGGCGTCATCAACGGCCTCTATTCTGACGACATGCTCTTTTTAAG ACAACTCATCTTGGATGGGCAATGGGATGAAGTCCTGCAATTCATTCAGCCCCTGGAGGGCATGGACAAGTTTGACAAGAAAAG ATTCCGCTACATCGTCCTGAAGCAGAAGTTTCTGGAAGCGCTGTGTGTCAACAACGCCATGTCTGCGGAGGACGAGCCCCAGCAT ATGGAGTATACGATGCAAGAGGCGGTGAAGTGCCTACACGCCCTGGAGGAGTTCTGCCCGTCTAAAGAGGACTACAGCAAGCTGTGTCTGCTGCTGACGCTGCCCCGCCTCACGCACCACGCCGAGTTCAAGGACTGGAACCCCAGCACGGCGCGCGTCCACTGTTTCGAGGAGGCCTGCGTCATGGTGGCCGAGTTCATCCCGGCCGACCGCAAGCTGAGCGAGGCAGGCTTCAAGGCCAGCGGCAACCGGctcttccagctgctcatcaaGGGCGTGCTGTACGAGTGCTGCGTGGAGTTCTGCCAGAGCAAGGCCACGGGCGAGGAGATCACCGAGGGCGAGGTGCTGCTGGGCATCGACATGCTCTGCGGCAACGGCTGCGACGACCTGGACCTGAGCCTGCTCAGCTGGATGCAGAACCTGTCGGCCAGCGTCTTCTCCTGCGCCTTCGAGCAGAAGATGCTGCAGATCCACACCGACCGGCTGGTCAAGCCGGCCAAGACCGGCTACGCCGACCTGCTCACGCCGCTCATCAGCAAGCTCTCGCCCTACCCAGCGTCGCCGCTCAGGCGGCCTCAGTCTGCCGACACCTACATGTCGCGCTCGCTCAACCCGGCGCTGGACGGGCTGTCGCACGGGCTGGCCGGGCAGGACAAGCGGACCGGGGGGTCGGGAGGTGGtagcggtggtggtggaggaggaggaggggtaggGGGAGGAAGGGGGATTATCTCACCCATGTCGCACTCCTTCGCCAACTTTCAGTATCCAGGCGGGCAGGGGTTGAGCCGTAGCCTGATGATGGAGAACTCAGAGTGCCACAGCATCTTCGAGGAGTCTCCAGAGAG CTCCAGGACTGACACGCCCTCAGACAAGATGATGAACTCGGCGGGACCCCAGAAGCAGAGGCCAGTCTCAGCCCCAGGAGAGGACGCCCCGACACCGGAGAAGAACGAG CTGCGGAACTCCACGGAGCAGTTTGAGGAGTACTACCGCCAGCGCCTGCGTGTGCAGCAGCACCTggagcagaagcagcagcagcggcagctctACCAGCAGATGCTCCTGGAGGGAGGCGTGCAGCACCAGGAGAGCCCGCCCGCCGACAAGCACAACCTCACCGAGGCCTTCCTCAACAG GTCCATCCAGAAGCTGGAGGAGCTCAACGTGGGCATGGACGACCTGGGGGAGGACGTGCAGGCCCTGACCCAGCAGTGCAACGGCCAGGCGGAGAACGGCAGTACCAGCGTCGTCTCCGATATGTCCAGCTCCCTGGGGGACGTGGTGGTGTGCAGCACCCCGCAGAGGACGGCCATGAGGCAGGGGGCTCCGCCCATCAGCGAGTCCCCAGTCCGCTCCCCAAG TGTCCCGCGGGATAAGTCAAAACCTGGCTCAGGACTGGAGGATTCTGGTGGCACCAAAACCCCCTCCAAGGACCCAGAG GGTGAGAAGGCCAAAGCCACGTTTGTGGCCGTCAACACTCTGGAGGACACTCAGGCGGTGCGCGCTGTCGCCTTCCACCCCACGGGGGCGCTGTACGCCGTGGGCTCCAACTCCAAaacactgcgtgtgtgtgcctacccAGACGCCCTGGACACAAG GGGGTCGGGAACACCCAAACCGCCGGCAGTCCGCTTCAAGAGGAACAAACACCACAAGGGCTCCATCTACTGTGTGGCCTGGAGCCACTGTGGACAGCTGCTGGCCACTGGCTCCAACGACAAATATGTGAAAGTACTGCCCTTCAACGCAGAGACCTGCAAcgccacag gccCTGATCTTGAGTTCAGCATGCATGACGGCACCATTAGAGACCTGGCCTTCATGGAGGGGCCGGAGAGTGGGGGGGCCATCCTCATCAGTGCCGGCGCTGGGGACTGCAACATCTACACCACTGACTGCCAGAGAGGACAGGGCCTGCACGCGCTCAGTggacacacaggtacacacaccaacacacacacacacacacacacacacacacacacacacacacacaaacacacagagagactacACAGACTTAGGTTCCCATATTTGTGTATCCTCCTCTCAGGTCACATCCTGTCTCTGTACACCTGGGGAGGCTGGATGATTGCGTCCGGCTCCCAGGACAAGACCGTGCGGTTCTGGGACCTGCGGGTGCCCAGCTGTGTGAGGGTTGTGGGGACAGGCTTCCATGGCTCAG GTAGCCCTGTAGCGTCCGTGGCCGTGGACCCCAGCGGGCGCCTTCTGGCGACGGGCCAGGAGGACAGCTCGTGTATGCTGTACGACATCCGCGGGGGGCGCATGGTGCAGACGTACCAACCCCACGGCAGCGACGTGCGCTCTGTGCGCTTCTCCCCAGGAGCGCACTACCTGCTCACCGGCTCTTACGACACCAAGGTCATGGTCACCGACCTGCAAG GAGACCTAACTAAGCCTCTGCCCGTGACTCTGGCGGGTGAGCACGGGGACAAGGTGATCCAGTGCAGGTGGCACACACACGACCTGtccttcatctcctcctccgcTGACCGCACAGTCACCCTGTGGGCGCAAAGCGCCTAG
- the wdr47a gene encoding WD repeat-containing protein 47 isoform X3, whose product MTAEEIINVKEVEIIKVILDFLNSRKLHISMLALEKESGVINGLYSDDMLFLRQLILDGQWDEVLQFIQPLEGMDKFDKKRFRYIVLKQKFLEALCVNNAMSAEDEPQHMEYTMQEAVKCLHALEEFCPSKEDYSKLCLLLTLPRLTHHAEFKDWNPSTARVHCFEEACVMVAEFIPADRKLSEAGFKASGNRLFQLLIKGVLYECCVEFCQSKATGEEITEGEVLLGIDMLCGNGCDDLDLSLLSWMQNLSASVFSCAFEQKMLQIHTDRLVKPAKTGYADLLTPLISKLSPYPASPLRRPQSADTYMSRSLNPALDGLSHGLAGQDKRTGGSGGGSGGGGGGGGVGGGRGIISPMSHSFANFQYPGGQGLSRSLMMENSECHSIFEESPESSRTDTPSDKMMNSAGPQKQRPVSAPGEDAPTPEKNELRNSTEQFEEYYRQRLRVQQHLEQKQQQRQLYQQMLLEGGVQHQESPPADKHNLTEAFLNRSIQKLEELNVGMDDLGEDVQALTQQCNGQAENGSTSVVSDMSSSLGDVVVCSTPQRTAMRQGAPPISESPVRSPSVPRDKSKPGSGLEDSGGTKTPSKDPEGEKAKATFVAVNTLEDTQAVRAVAFHPTGALYAVGSNSKTLRVCAYPDALDTRGSGTPKPPAVRFKRNKHHKGSIYCVAWSHCGQLLATGSNDKYVKVLPFNAETCNATGPDLEFSMHDGTIRDLAFMEGPESGGAILISAGAGDCNIYTTDCQRGQGLHALSGHTGHILSLYTWGGWMIASGSQDKTVRFWDLRVPSCVRVVGTGFHGSGSPVASVAVDPSGRLLATGQEDSSCMLYDIRGGRMVQTYQPHGSDVRSVRFSPGAHYLLTGSYDTKVMVTDLQGDLTKPLPVTLAGEHGDKVIQCRWHTHDLSFISSSADRTVTLWAQSA is encoded by the exons ATGACTGCCGAGGAGATCATAAATGTGAAGGAAGTCGAGATCATCAAAGTGATCTTGGACTTCCTAAACTCCAGAAAACTCCACATCAGTATGCTAGCCCTAGAAAAAGAGAGTGGCGTCATCAACGGCCTCTATTCTGACGACATGCTCTTTTTAAG ACAACTCATCTTGGATGGGCAATGGGATGAAGTCCTGCAATTCATTCAGCCCCTGGAGGGCATGGACAAGTTTGACAAGAAAAG ATTCCGCTACATCGTCCTGAAGCAGAAGTTTCTGGAAGCGCTGTGTGTCAACAACGCCATGTCTGCGGAGGACGAGCCCCAGCAT ATGGAGTATACGATGCAAGAGGCGGTGAAGTGCCTACACGCCCTGGAGGAGTTCTGCCCGTCTAAAGAGGACTACAGCAAGCTGTGTCTGCTGCTGACGCTGCCCCGCCTCACGCACCACGCCGAGTTCAAGGACTGGAACCCCAGCACGGCGCGCGTCCACTGTTTCGAGGAGGCCTGCGTCATGGTGGCCGAGTTCATCCCGGCCGACCGCAAGCTGAGCGAGGCAGGCTTCAAGGCCAGCGGCAACCGGctcttccagctgctcatcaaGGGCGTGCTGTACGAGTGCTGCGTGGAGTTCTGCCAGAGCAAGGCCACGGGCGAGGAGATCACCGAGGGCGAGGTGCTGCTGGGCATCGACATGCTCTGCGGCAACGGCTGCGACGACCTGGACCTGAGCCTGCTCAGCTGGATGCAGAACCTGTCGGCCAGCGTCTTCTCCTGCGCCTTCGAGCAGAAGATGCTGCAGATCCACACCGACCGGCTGGTCAAGCCGGCCAAGACCGGCTACGCCGACCTGCTCACGCCGCTCATCAGCAAGCTCTCGCCCTACCCAGCGTCGCCGCTCAGGCGGCCTCAGTCTGCCGACACCTACATGTCGCGCTCGCTCAACCCGGCGCTGGACGGGCTGTCGCACGGGCTGGCCGGGCAGGACAAGCGGACCGGGGGGTCGGGAGGTGGtagcggtggtggtggaggaggaggaggggtaggGGGAGGAAGGGGGATTATCTCACCCATGTCGCACTCCTTCGCCAACTTTCAGTATCCAGGCGGGCAGGGGTTGAGCCGTAGCCTGATGATGGAGAACTCAGAGTGCCACAGCATCTTCGAGGAGTCTCCAGAGAG CTCCAGGACTGACACGCCCTCAGACAAGATGATGAACTCGGCGGGACCCCAGAAGCAGAGGCCAGTCTCAGCCCCAGGAGAGGACGCCCCGACACCGGAGAAGAACGAG CTGCGGAACTCCACGGAGCAGTTTGAGGAGTACTACCGCCAGCGCCTGCGTGTGCAGCAGCACCTggagcagaagcagcagcagcggcagctctACCAGCAGATGCTCCTGGAGGGAGGCGTGCAGCACCAGGAGAGCCCGCCCGCCGACAAGCACAACCTCACCGAGGCCTTCCTCAACAG GTCCATCCAGAAGCTGGAGGAGCTCAACGTGGGCATGGACGACCTGGGGGAGGACGTGCAGGCCCTGACCCAGCAGTGCAACGGCCAGGCGGAGAACGGCAGTACCAGCGTCGTCTCCGATATGTCCAGCTCCCTGGGGGACGTGGTGGTGTGCAGCACCCCGCAGAGGACGGCCATGAGGCAGGGGGCTCCGCCCATCAGCGAGTCCCCAGTCCGCTCCCCAAG TGTCCCGCGGGATAAGTCAAAACCTGGCTCAGGACTGGAGGATTCTGGTGGCACCAAAACCCCCTCCAAGGACCCAGAG GGTGAGAAGGCCAAAGCCACGTTTGTGGCCGTCAACACTCTGGAGGACACTCAGGCGGTGCGCGCTGTCGCCTTCCACCCCACGGGGGCGCTGTACGCCGTGGGCTCCAACTCCAAaacactgcgtgtgtgtgcctacccAGACGCCCTGGACACAAG GGGGTCGGGAACACCCAAACCGCCGGCAGTCCGCTTCAAGAGGAACAAACACCACAAGGGCTCCATCTACTGTGTGGCCTGGAGCCACTGTGGACAGCTGCTGGCCACTGGCTCCAACGACAAATATGTGAAAGTACTGCCCTTCAACGCAGAGACCTGCAAcgccacag gccCTGATCTTGAGTTCAGCATGCATGACGGCACCATTAGAGACCTGGCCTTCATGGAGGGGCCGGAGAGTGGGGGGGCCATCCTCATCAGTGCCGGCGCTGGGGACTGCAACATCTACACCACTGACTGCCAGAGAGGACAGGGCCTGCACGCGCTCAGTggacacacag GTCACATCCTGTCTCTGTACACCTGGGGAGGCTGGATGATTGCGTCCGGCTCCCAGGACAAGACCGTGCGGTTCTGGGACCTGCGGGTGCCCAGCTGTGTGAGGGTTGTGGGGACAGGCTTCCATGGCTCAG GTAGCCCTGTAGCGTCCGTGGCCGTGGACCCCAGCGGGCGCCTTCTGGCGACGGGCCAGGAGGACAGCTCGTGTATGCTGTACGACATCCGCGGGGGGCGCATGGTGCAGACGTACCAACCCCACGGCAGCGACGTGCGCTCTGTGCGCTTCTCCCCAGGAGCGCACTACCTGCTCACCGGCTCTTACGACACCAAGGTCATGGTCACCGACCTGCAAG GAGACCTAACTAAGCCTCTGCCCGTGACTCTGGCGGGTGAGCACGGGGACAAGGTGATCCAGTGCAGGTGGCACACACACGACCTGtccttcatctcctcctccgcTGACCGCACAGTCACCCTGTGGGCGCAAAGCGCCTAG